The following are encoded together in the Scomber japonicus isolate fScoJap1 chromosome 20, fScoJap1.pri, whole genome shotgun sequence genome:
- the LOC128381086 gene encoding 5-hydroxytryptamine receptor 3A-like, which translates to MLRPVKNYETTTNVSLEMIIFAILDMHWTNEHITWQPDDFCGMKTILVPADILWKPDLIIPEMTETYKDSQSPYLKLFYGGYVQCWKPQVLVTACKMQVHKFPFDMQTCNISFRSITHTDEELNLKAIFNSTEATKWSHDYMDTQYEWLFINITTTERIFDYFDINQSMIVYTITMKRRSVLYSFNFLLPILFFLCLDFASFLISDNGGEKLSFKITVLLAVTVLQIILNEILPSSSDRAPLIVVYCVGVFGFMLLSLLETIVVMYLMEKDSESRDNEADRDRSLNEDSGNKHGEAKFNCNGAFETSV; encoded by the exons ATGTTGCGGCCTGTTAAAAACTACGAGACGACTACAAATGTATCACTGGAAATGATCATCTTTGCCATCCTAGATATG CACTGGACTAATGAACACATTACGTGGCAGCCAGATGACTTTTGTGGAATGAAGACTATTTTGGTTCCTGCTGATATTTTGTGGAAGCCAGATCTCATCATTCCAGAGAT GACAGAGACATACAAGGACTCTCAAAGTCCTTATCTCAAGCTTTTCTATGGTGGTTATGTTCAATGTTGGAAACCTCAGGTGCTAGTCACCGCCTGCAAGATGCAAGTCCACAAATTCCCCTTCGACATGCAGACCTGTAACATTTCGTTCAGGTCTATCACTCACACTG ATGAGGAACTGAACCTTAAAGCCATCTTTAACTCTACAGAGGCCACAAAGTGGTCTCATGATTATATGGACACCCAATATGAGTGGCTTTTTATCAACATAACAACCACCGAGAGAATTTTCGACTACTTTGACATCAACCAAAGCATGATCGTTTACACC ATCACAATGAAGAGGCGATCAGTCCTCTACTCATTCAACTTCTTGCTGCCTATCCTGTTCTTCTTGTGTCTGGACTTTGCCTCCTTCCTGATCTCAGACAATGGGGGTGAGAAGCTGAGCTTCAAGATCACTGTGCTGCTCGCTGTCACTGTGTTGCAGATTATTCTCAATGAAATCCTGCCTTCGTCATCAGATAGGGCCCCACTTATAG TGGTCTACTGCGTTGGAGTTTTTGGTtttatgctgctcagcctcCTGGAGACCATtgttgtgatgtatctgatGGAGAAAGACTCTGAATCCCGAGACAACGAGGCAGACAGAGACCGAAGCCTGAATGAGGACAGTGGGAACAAGCATGGCGAAGCGAAATTCAACTGTAATGGAG cttTTGAGACATCTGTCTGA